In Salarias fasciatus chromosome 4, fSalaFa1.1, whole genome shotgun sequence, the DNA window CAAACAGAACTGTTTCACTTTGTTCCCGGGTGTTCTTGAAGGATAATTTCCCAGATTTTGTATCCGGTGTTGCAaaactttctctctctgttgggATCACCACTCTGCCAAACACGTGGAGCAACAACAACCCCAAGTGTCACCACGATAAATATAACACTGCTATCGTCTCATCGTCTGGTCTTTCTCCTTGACCAGTCTTATTtgaattattcatttaaaacCACCCGCGTTAATTATGCAAGGCAGCATTATATAAGCGTTTCGATTATTTGCAGCCCCATCAACTCACATCAGAAAACCTCCTGAcctggttttttgtttttttcttccccctccctTTACCTTGCTCTGAACTCCAACCCGCAGCTCGTTCTTCACTGACCCCTCACCAGAGCCTGCTTCACATTTCACTCTTTATAAATCTACCCATCAGCACATGCCCAGCCCCCAGTCGGCTTGGCAGTAACCTGAACAGAAGACGAATGTGCTTTACTTAGAGCCGGAGCACCGAAGGCGCCCGTAAAGTGTTCCTCTTTATCTCGCTACTTGACCAAATGAAAAGTACAAGGGTGGCTCCGCACAGCCGGCGGTGCCCTCGCATGTGACTGTGATAGAGCGGAGAAGGGAGGCGGAAAAGAGCTTGCCAAGGTGTCAAACAAGTGCAGTTTTGTATTCTTCCACCAGAACAAGGGCTTCATTTGCTCTGGCCAGCGAGGAGAGATCGTGGGTTTTTGGAGGCTGTGGCTCGCACATGAAACATATTGTGCCGCGTTTGTATTCAGCCAGTCAGATGCAGTGAAGTGAAATTAACAGTGTTACCCAGGGCATAATAGCCGAGTCGTGGCTGACGTGTTTTTATGTCAAGGCCTCGCTCACTGCCGCTGCCAGCACAGAAATTCAAAACAGAGGGCTGGCTGAATACTGCTCatcaaggaaaagaaaacaagcctGTCTCTATgtcaaaacacagaacacacacagactcaggCAGAAGTAGCGTTAAGACATAAGTACAGTGAAGGGACGCAAACCATTGAAATGCAAATGAATGATAAAACCCGACTGAATTCTTTATTCTTAACTTGTCAGTTCCAGCAGTGGTGTATATAGAGTGATGTGAATGTATCTTCACACTGCAGAGAGTAACTGTGTGACCTCTGCTTGCAGTTGACCTGTTGAGAGAGCCTGACCAGCGTCCGAGCCAGCGATGTGGATCTGCATGGTTTACAATGAGACGGACACCAGCGTGGACTTCCGGCTCTGCCAGGACTTCGGCCTCATCCTGTCCATCCTCTCCCTCATCTACCTCCTGGTGTGCTTCCCACTGGGCCTCTGCTACAACGTGCTGCTGGTGGCGGTGAACCTCTCCAACAAGGTGTCCATGACCATGCCCGACGTCTACTTCGTCAACATGGCCATCGCGGGGCTGGTGCTGAACCTGGTGGCGCCCGTGGAGCTGCTCAGCTCCACCTTCACCCGCTGGCACGCGTGGGAATACAACAACGAGGTCTACATCACGCTGCTCATCCTCTTCAACATCTCGTCCCTGGTCATCATGTACTCCACCACGCTGCTCAGTCTGGACTACTACATCGAGCGCGCGCTGCCCCGCACCTACATGTCCAGCGTGTACAACACCAAGCACGTGTGCGGCTTCATCTGGGGCGGCGCCGTCCTGACCAGCTTCTCCTCGCTGCTCTTCTACGTGTGCAACCACATCTCGACCAAGATGGTGGAGTGCTCCAAAATGCAGAACAAGGAAGCGGCAGACGCCATCATGATGTTCATCGGCTACGTGGTTCCCGCCGTGGCGGTGCTTTATGCGTTTGTGCTGATCCTGCGCATCAGGAAGGAGTCCACGCCCCTGGACCAGGACTCCGCCCGCCTGGACCCCTCGAtacacaggctgctgctggcctcggtgtgtgtgcagttcGTGCTGTGGACGCCGTACTACATGACCCTGCTGGTGCACACCGTGGCCGGCGCGCCGGGATACATCAGCAACGCACATTACTTACCGACCTATTACTTCCTGAGGTGCGTGTCGAAGCTGCTGgctttctccagcagcttcgCCATGCCTCTGATGTACAGACAGATGAACAAGAACTTCTCCAACAAGCTCCAGCGGCTGCTCAGGAGGCTGCACTGCAGAGACCAGTCCTGCCCTCATGAACGCTCAACAGTGCAGCAAGTGGTGACGTGAGAGCTTCTCCTGAGAGATgacaaacacccccccccccccccattctctTTCCACCTCTCGGCCTAGCCAGCACTTAtccccacccctcccctccctcccttccccaCCCCGCAGAGCCAGTATCTGACCAGGATCCCCTCGCTGCTCTGGACTGCGTTAAGAGCGACATAGCTAACTGTGGAATTTCCTGTCACCTTCCAGAACTTGATCTGATCTCTCCCGCTCTGCAGCGGGGAGGACAAACtgagcgggaaaaaaaaaaaaaccactaaGTGCTGCTTTTTTGTCACTAAGTAAAGCTCTCCACATGACACTTAGGCCTGCAGTTCAAGGGCGGTACATTTGGCACAATCTCTCAATTACTACCCTGTGCAGTGTTTTCTCAGAGCTTCACACAGACAATAACAACACGGCCTGTTAGTGAGGGACTTGAAGCGCCGGGCCACTGCTGGAGTGGGTGTGGCTCTGCAGACGGAGCGTGCACGCTCGGCTAATGCACGGCTGCCTCGGCCTCTCTCCTCAGTGTGCGTGTGCCGCGGGGGGAACGTatttttaaaccctttccccgagcacacacacacacacacacacacacacacacacacacacacagagaaccaATAAGCTATAAACTTTAATTGTTATGTGAAGCCAAACGGAAAGTGTTTGGTATAAGAAAAACACGCCGACGTTAACCTCccaaaaaacatctttttgcTCTTCCAGTAAATATTCTTTCCTCAAACTAGAAGCGTTATTCGTCATGCTCTCTTTTaaacagcagtttttcaaaAGTGTAGGCCGGCTCACCTCAGAGAGCTTCAGCCTTTTTTTAGCCTTATATCCAGTTAATTTGTGTGAAAGATCGGTCATTAAGGAATAATTGGTGGTTAAAAATGTAGATCTGAATTCCTTCTAAGTGAAATCAAGACAAAACTCTCCTtccacacttaaaaaaaaaaaagaaaccttgtAGTAAACGATCGTCACATTTTAAAGCCGTACAACAGTAAGATCAGCCTCTTACACAAAACTGTAGCAATTTGCTCTGCTGATACCAGAACTACCTGTAGAAGACGAGTTCTCATTCTCCTCGATGAGATTATTGTCGTGTGTCAAGCTCCGCATCAGATACCTTCTAGTGAACGTCTAGAcgtccagcttcagcttcatGGAACGCTCTCAATAAAGCTCATATTCAGGGTTCAGACATAACCGGTTTACCTCTTGTGATCTCTGCTGAAATCAAACCTTTTACCCATAAACGCTTTGAATCAACTGGAGCTGCCGCAGCATATCAGGGCCACATTAAGCAAGAAATAGAAGATAAATCTGTGAATGAATTGCAAGTATGACAAATAAAGATAATGTTATGGACATTTTTGACATCGTTCAGCCGAAGGAGcgcctcctctctgtgtttcctgGTCCGACTGTGGCCTGTTAACGCCGCCGTCGCTGTGCTGGCCTCGCGCAGATCCTCGCACGGGGTCAGAGGAGTCCACACGGGGTCGTGCAGAGGGCTCAGACGCGGCGGCATGTACATTCCCGAAATTGTAGGAGTGGTTTAGAGGTTTTAGTGCAGTGGAAACACCGGGTCACTCCAGAGGCAtcgtcccaaaaaaaaaaaaaaaaacgactcgCTTATCAAACGCCGGCAGACGCAGACCGGTTTGAAATGATGTGCACATTTTTGGCGAAGCTGTTTTCCCGCCTGCTGCTCAGAAGAAAATCAAACGATCCTTCTTATTGTGATGCAGCCCAAGTTGTGAAATGCTAAATTCAGTCTTGCTCCTGCATGAGGCCTGATTTATCCCTGCAGCCGTTCGAAGGCCAGTTTATGAATCAACCTGTGAACAGATGTGAGGCGGGGGCATTCGGTCGAAGGAGGGCGGCCTGTTTATACCCCAGACACACGCGATAAATGACGGTTTGCTGATATTTGTAGGCAGTTTACACCTTCAAATAAACAGCTCTGTCAGCAGCTTGGAATACTCCCACGAGCGTAAAACGTGAAGGATCGGACTAACAGTGATGCAATGCTTTTCATTATTAGGATTGTCAAACTCACTGTGTTTTTCCAGACATCTCACATGTGTTGGGATGTTTTCTTCTAATCGCTGTCCGTCGAGTTATTTCCGCTGCATGACCCCGCCCTGGTTTCGCCCATCTGCAGTCAATCAGTAGGGAATAAAGTAGGAAATATCTTTCATCTTCCCATTTTCCACCTGCTGTTGGTCCAACTGAACACAAGTTAAACCTCTAGCTCGAAAAGTTCATGCGGATGTTTGAAACCTGCGAACTCTCATCAGAAAATGTGATCAATGAGCCGGAGGGGGCGGGCTTAAATGCTAAGATCACATCTCCAACCTCTGCCAGGATTTCACCTGCTAGGCTGTCATGAAGCTACCTTGCTGTAGAGCCGAGACCCAAACATAGTCTTTGGCAGAGGTAGTAGTTATCACCCGCCACGCAGACTGACAGCGCGATCTGCACGAGTGGAAAATGAAGCGTGATCAAAGCTCGGAGTCGCGCCTCGCTCGTGACGACCGCTCCAGTCGGAGTGCggttttttatttcaaagggGCTTGAATCTCACATCGGCGCAGGAGAAATTAAAATCCCTCAGATTGCCGAAACAGGCCGAGTGTAAGAACACCCTCCCAAGTTCTCGCGTGTCGAATGCGCGCAGATGCATTTTAGCTATTTTGAAACTTCACAACCTCAAAGGTCCGGATGAGTCCGCGTTCAGCCGTGATGCtttttgtgactgtgtgtaCAATACAGGATGTGTGTATATATTGTATGTAAGAGATTTACAGGAGGATTCAAGGCTCTTTCAGAGTCCTGTGTTATTTTCTGAGAGATATATTTCGATTCTGTAAGTAATCTGCTCCTCTGTCAGCTCAAAGACTGATTAAACAATAAACTAACACGGACTCGGCCCATCCTTCTTATCTCTGTGAAATCTGCTAATGCATACGATCCTGCGGACATATGCCTGAACATCTGCGGCGCCGTCTGCCGCTCAGTAACCGACGCCGGACGGTTTTGAAACGCGACACATCTCAGGGGAGGACAGTCGGCATGCACGATTCTCTATTTAATCTAGATTTGACTGGCAgcttgccaaaaaaaaaaaaaaacagaaaaaccctACAGATAGATGTATTTCTTGTAAAAGGTCAGGTCAGGGCAGACTCTCACCCGCACCGCTAACGGCAGATCGCCCGTGAAGGACTTTTCAACCGCGGCACGCACAAATATGGGCATTCCACGCATTCTGCGCATTGTTTTGTCTTCTGTGAGTCTGACAGCCAGACTGCTGTCGTTCtcaatggagggaaaaaaaaaaatgtgtaggCTGCATTTGATAACAATGCTGCACAGGGAAAAGTTGCACAGCTTGACTggcctgctgggaaaaaaaaaaaagaaagaaagaaaggaataaAACAGCCGAGAGCAGCAACATTTCCTTGCTTGGGTTTGCTGATTTGATGCTGCTGGTGGAAATGGTGAACCAGCATGTTCTCAGTGCCACCAGCATCAAAACAGAAGTCTGTGCTGTAACTTCACGCTTCTGGGTCTGATTCACCAGCTCAACTAGTCAGTCCGATATTTACCAGTTGCGAACATTCTATTTcccagttttcatttttcacacgTTCATTTCGAACAAGCAACATGGCCGCCTCTGACAGTGACACAGAAAAGGTTCCCATTGCATAAATCAACCACGTGGAGGATAAAATAAAGCTACTTATTTAAGTACGatttgctttttaatttttaactgTTTCTGAACATTTCCAGTTCAGCTGTCACTTTGGTTTTTGCcgtaaaaacaagacaaaaaaagttCCGGATATTCAGCTTTTAGGTGAAATTTATGGGAAACAAAACATTCATGCAACAGTGACACTATATCCTGACAGTAGAAGTACATGATGGTGATTTCTTGAATTTTAAACAATTTAATGCAACAAAAGCCAATAGAACTGGTAAATAATGATAAATGTTGGTAGTTTACTGGTTCTTGTCATGTAGTTAATGCTCCCAATGAAAGGAGACTTTTCAAACGGTGAACGAGAACgtaatgaaaatgtttaaaaaaacctgCATTCCTGATTAGCTTTGCCTCATAAATCCGACCACAGTGAGGTAAACTGCTGTgttgtttggggggggggggatcttgGTGCacgttgttgtgtgtgttcataacATGTTAggagctgaaacacagaggCAAATATAACGGCTCCATCggtaggagagagagagagaaagatctTCAATCATACGCACTACATCTGGAAATGATATGATAATTGAGTGAATTAAACATGGTTGTCATGGTTGCAGTTTCTCCACTGATtaagaacagaaacacacaaaaaaaagtacaccAGATGAAGACATTAAGCTATAGACTGTATATTTGAAATGCCCATGCTGAGTTTGCCGAGTCGTGGCTCCGTGCACGGAGGAGAAGGCCTCGGTGTGCGCAGCAGCGCTTCAGCTCCACCTGACACAAAACTGGCAGAATCCTCCAGAGGCGTCTCTGCTTTTAACGCCGCGCCAGAGGTCGCCTAATAAAAGTGAAGTTGGACGCGTGGTGACTGAAGTTACAAATTCGCCCATTGTTCCCGTCACGCCGCGCGGCGTCTGAGCGGAACGGGAGAAAGCTCTTAACTCCACGAGCGTCTGCTCGAGAACGGCCTGACGCTGACGCCGGCACGGTTTTTTAATGTGCTGCATTAGTCttaatgttgtttttccccTTCAGAGGTTTCCAGCCAGACCAAAAGTATGAGGGTCAACCGGAGTCGTGCACGCAGCATCAAACGGCGTCGGACCACCTACGAAGGCAGAACATTTGGCTTGCGGCTTTAAATGTTTTGCTTGGCTGTCAGGCCACGTTTCACACACAGCCTTGGACCACCATTGTTTTGCTCTTAATATGGGTTAAAACTGCAGCGGTACGATTTAAAAACGAGAATGGAGAGAGGACGGGATATGTTTGACAGGTCCGGATCAGTCTGAATGCTGACGGATTCGAATCAACAACGCTGTCCTGCGTCCTCGCTCCTGTCAGCACTGCTGGTGTTTGGAGGGAAATCTGTGACTTATTTGTCATGAATCCTCCAGAAAACAGCAGAGGCTTCATCTCTGGGAAagagaacagagaaaaaaaacaatccacccttcctttctctctctcaaaaccTGTTCTGTGATGTTTCTCCCgaggacaaacagcagaaaacaggaacGCCGCTCTCTCAGCATGGACTGGGCAGGATGTTCCACTCGGGGTTTTGTGGTGGAGGGTGTGGGAGATGCTGGATGGAGCCAGCAGCACATCGGACTGGTAAGTGGAGGCAGATGAGGGTGCTGGACCCTCCCTCCCCGCAGACCTCCTACTTTCACCACAGCAAGTCCAACCCCACAAATTCCCATTAACAAGAGCGAGGAGTATCATCATGTTCATTAGCTGCCATGGGATGAGGGAAGCATTTCCATTTTAACGGCAGTAATATCACACATATGATGATAACATTCTATGGCTTCCATAATAAAAAGCGCAGGCTTGATCGTTTACATGTTTGCAGACGAATCACTCTCACTGCCACATCAGTCACCAGTGTGATTCCTGTCAAACCAGTTCTGATGAAAATAACGTTTCATAAGAGCTGCCAGCCCCTCGGTGTTGCTCACTGTTTGTGCCAGTGCGCCACCCGGTGGACGTGATGGGGAAGTGCATCCACTTCGACCACTTGCAGTTTATTAAAAGTCTCACAAAAGAGAGAAACTCAAGCTCCATGTGTGAATCCAATGTCATGGAGATCATGAGGAGGccaagagagggagagagaggccagaCTGGAGGGCTGCAGACTCTAGAACTGCCTGCAGAAAGACGTGGAGCAGAAAGGATCCGTGGAAATGTTTTGCTTgcaacacattttagttttttcttgtATCATTATTTCCACATCTCATGTAATTTCAGCCATGGCGAGCAGATTTTGTGGATTTTTAGTTATAAAACTAgactcatccattcatcctttcaCTCATCTTCAGTTCTGCATACCGTAATCTTCGCAAAATAAATAATCCTCACAGTTTATGTACCTTAGATCCGCTTCATAATCTGAAGGAATTCTTTCATCAAATTGTCTTTAGATAAAACAAACTTACCAGGTGTGATAGTTCACTCTGAAGCAGTTTCTGCATGTAATATAACTCTGAtatctgtttcttttctcccaAATACAGAAGAAAAGTCACTTCATTAACCAGATCTCATTTTACTCTCCCgactctctctcgctctcgcctCTCCTCCCCTGTCTTTAGTCTTCAACACCTTTCCACCAGACTGGT includes these proteins:
- the gpr146 gene encoding G-protein coupled receptor 146, with translation MWICMVYNETDTSVDFRLCQDFGLILSILSLIYLLVCFPLGLCYNVLLVAVNLSNKVSMTMPDVYFVNMAIAGLVLNLVAPVELLSSTFTRWHAWEYNNEVYITLLILFNISSLVIMYSTTLLSLDYYIERALPRTYMSSVYNTKHVCGFIWGGAVLTSFSSLLFYVCNHISTKMVECSKMQNKEAADAIMMFIGYVVPAVAVLYAFVLILRIRKESTPLDQDSARLDPSIHRLLLASVCVQFVLWTPYYMTLLVHTVAGAPGYISNAHYLPTYYFLRCVSKLLAFSSSFAMPLMYRQMNKNFSNKLQRLLRRLHCRDQSCPHERSTVQQVVT